The nucleotide window CGAAATTGGGTGCCGCCGATGGCGGCACCGGCATATGCTCATACCAGGCCTGATAGGCGGCGGCCCGGCGCTTGAGGAAAGCGGCGCGGTTGCGATCGCTGGGCGAGGCATCGCCCCCATAATTGTCGACCACCTCGTGGTCGTCCCAGGTCGCGAGCCACGGAAAGGCCGCATGGGCCGCCTGCAAATCCGGGTCGGACTTATAAAGCGCATAGCGGTCGCGATATTCGAATAGCAGCGACGGTGCCCCAGTGCCGTGCGAGCGCACATGCTGGGCCCCATAGCTCTTTTCATAGATGTAGTCGCCCAGATGCACGACCAGGTCGAGATCGCGCGCCGCCATGTCGCGATAGGCGCTATACCAGCCCTGCTCATATTGCTGGCAGGCGGCAAAGGCGAGGCTGAAGCGGCCATTGGCAGCCTCGGGCGCCGGCGCGGTCCGGGTACGCCCTACCGGGCTCAGCGCATCGCCGCAGCGAAAGCGGTAGAAATACCAGCGATCGGGCGCCAGCCCCTCCACTTCAACATGCACTGAATGGGCCCATTCCTGGCGAGCGCTGGCGATCCCCGCCTGTTCGACCAGGGCGAAGGTTTCATCTGAGGCAATTTCCCAGGCCACATCCAGGGGCGGATGCTGCGGCAAAGGCGCAAAGGAAAAGGGATCGGCCATATCGGGTTCGGCATCGGCAAAGATCAACCGCGTCCACAGGACAATACTGGTTGGCGTGGGGGTGCCGGACGCGACACCCAGGGCAAAGGGATCGCGGTCGAACCGCGCTGCTCGCACCGACCCCAGCATCGGCCAGACCGCTGCTGCCGCCAGTCCCGAGGCCAGAAAATGCCGCCGGCTGAGAGGGGAACCCATATGTGTCTCCATGGTCGAACACGTGTCGCCACGGCTTTGGCCATAGCCGGTGACATTGACATGACAAATTGCCGATCCTGCTGCGCCGGGGCCAATATCTGCGTCCAAAAGGAAATAAGGCGCGAGCGAGGTCGTCACATGATCACCGGTGAAACAGGGTGACCGAGGCCCTGAACCTTCAGTCTGCCTCCGGCTGGTTGGACAGGATTGCCCGAAGACAGCAGAAAACATATTCGGAGAGGTGCGTCGCCGGCATCTCGACAATCGGCGGCAATCGCAGGACATAGCGAGTCATGGCGAACCCCAAAAGCACGCTCGATACTGCACTCAGGGTTTGCGGTTCGGTGCGCTCATTGGCCAGTGCCGGGACAACTTGCGTTGCAAAGACTGTGCGCAGCCTGGTGGCGGAAGGCTCATGCGAGGGAGCCGAACGCAATAGGGCCTGAAAACGCGCGCCTGTTTCCCGATCCTCCCAAATCGCAACGAAATGGGCAGCAAGGCGCCTTGCCGTCTCCTCCGGTGACAACCCACTCACGTCGGGCAGGCGCAGGTTGAATTCGCTGGCTTCGGCGAACAATCCGTCCTTGCTGCCAAAATAGCGCATGATGAGTGCCGGGTCGCAATTGGCTCCCTCAGCGATATCGCGAACGGACACGCCGTCAAAGCCGCGTTCGGCGAATAGGCTTTTGGCGGTCTCAAAAATGCGCGCCCGCGT belongs to Devosia sp. XK-2 and includes:
- a CDS encoding alkaline phosphatase D family protein, producing MGSPLSRRHFLASGLAAAAVWPMLGSVRAARFDRDPFALGVASGTPTPTSIVLWTRLIFADAEPDMADPFSFAPLPQHPPLDVAWEIASDETFALVEQAGIASARQEWAHSVHVEVEGLAPDRWYFYRFRCGDALSPVGRTRTAPAPEAANGRFSLAFAACQQYEQGWYSAYRDMAARDLDLVVHLGDYIYEKSYGAQHVRSHGTGAPSLLFEYRDRYALYKSDPDLQAAHAAFPWLATWDDHEVVDNYGGDASPSDRNRAAFLKRRAAAYQAWYEHMPVPPSAAPNFDALRIYGHHRFGNLVDLTLLDARQYRHPAPGAPQPADPDRYSMLGREQEAWFDRTMQASDAKWSIIGQTTLLSARDLELGPGTRYSDDGWDHYRSGRERLLASMRGAGIANPLVIGGDLHAFYAADVQAADGALVASEFVTGSITSNPPSASALATVMAENPHIKFGEARKHGYCLLHLSSDQARVELMAISDRKDPAATAAKFQEFAVLDGMPGVNRV
- a CDS encoding TetR family transcriptional regulator, translating into MTQSLAPSKSERTRARIFETAKSLFAERGFDGVSVRDIAEGANCDPALIMRYFGSKDGLFAEASEFNLRLPDVSGLSPEETARRLAAHFVAIWEDRETGARFQALLRSAPSHEPSATRLRTVFATQVVPALANERTEPQTLSAVSSVLLGFAMTRYVLRLPPIVEMPATHLSEYVFCCLRAILSNQPEAD